A genomic window from Pseudomonas cavernicola includes:
- the dsr1 gene encoding anti-phage defense-associated sirtuin Dsr1, protein MQFVANGPDIPDELLQAHEEGRVVFFCGAGISYPAGLPGFKGLVEQIYRLTGTTLSAIEQEAFSRGQFDATLDLLERRLPGQRLAVRQALAQVLKPKLRRQGATETHAALLRLARSREGALRLVTTNFDRVFDTAAKRTGQAFQAYSAPMLPIPKNSRWNGLVYLHGLLPQKADDTALNRLVMTSGDFGLAYLTERWAARFVSELFRNYVVCFVGYSINDPVLRYMMDALAADRMLGEITPQAWALGDCEPGQEQGKTIEWEAKGVNPILYDVPAASYDHSALHKTLHVWAETYRDGVMGKERIVVSHALARPSASTRQDDFVGRMLWALSDKSGLPARQFAEFNPTPSLDWLLEAFSQERYQHGDLTRFGVPPSDEVDTKLRFSLVRRPAAYSLAPPMMLVSGGISASQWDAVMFQLVRWLVRHLNDPQLIIWIVQQGGQLHDRWSWLIEDRLNEFARLEREGKASELDEVRSHAPNAIPGPLMRTLWHLLLSGRVKSPWRELDLYRWKDRLKRDGLTVTLRLELREVLAPKVRLKKPFRWGEESQITDEPTRIRQLVDWDLVLAVDHVHSMLRDLADDGWISALPSLLEDFQQLLRDALDLLCELGEADDRSDRSHWDLPSITPHWQNRGYRDWVSLIELLRDAWLAVRGVNAARAMRIAQAWFELPYPTFKRLAFFAASQDDCIAPEQWVDWLLGDGAWWLWASDTKREVLRLLVLQGRRLAQPVQGPLETAILGGPLREMYRDDLEPDRWQDLVEQSVWLHLSKLNASGLALSTAATARLEDLSRAHPQWQLAANERDEFSHWMSGTGDPDYEDNREVDIAPHKRRELVQWLKQPLPDRHPFFEDTWREVCRKHLLNSLFALSDLAQEDVWPAGRWREALQVWSEKGRVLRSWRYAALLIQKMPDAVLLEVAHGVTHWLEAVSKSINRHEDILLDLCRRVLSLPLDAVSGMTRNGEPLNEPVTEAINHPIGHVTQALLNLWLEREPSDNDQLPAEIEPFFTELCNVHVDRFRHGRVLLGSRLIALFRVDRPWTERHLLPLFNWTVNLEAKAVWEGFLWSPRLYRPLLIEFKSQFLETARHYADLGEHAQQFAAFLTYAALGPTDGYTMEEFRDAIGALPQEGLQESAQALSQALEGAADQREEYWRNRIQPFWQHVWPKSRDLATPSIAESLVRLSIAAGSEFPAALTAVQDWLRPIEHPHYVVHRLHESGLSGRSPAEALRLLNIIIDDQPWAPRELGQCLDAIVQATPGLTQDARYQRLLEYSRRRGV, encoded by the coding sequence ATGCAATTTGTTGCTAATGGACCAGACATTCCCGATGAGCTATTGCAGGCGCACGAGGAAGGTCGCGTTGTGTTTTTCTGCGGCGCCGGAATTTCCTATCCAGCAGGATTGCCAGGCTTCAAGGGGTTGGTGGAACAGATATATCGGTTGACTGGCACGACGCTCTCAGCAATCGAGCAGGAGGCATTCAGTAGGGGCCAGTTCGATGCCACGCTCGACTTGCTGGAGCGGCGCTTGCCAGGGCAGCGCCTCGCCGTTCGGCAAGCCTTGGCGCAAGTTCTGAAGCCCAAGTTGCGTCGCCAAGGTGCAACAGAAACCCATGCTGCCTTGTTGAGATTGGCCCGTAGCCGCGAAGGGGCGTTGCGCCTAGTGACCACCAACTTCGACCGCGTGTTCGACACGGCAGCCAAACGCACGGGGCAAGCGTTCCAGGCATATTCAGCGCCGATGCTGCCCATTCCGAAGAACAGTCGCTGGAACGGGCTGGTCTACTTGCATGGCCTACTGCCCCAAAAAGCGGATGACACTGCATTGAACCGGCTGGTGATGACCAGCGGTGATTTCGGCTTGGCATATCTCACGGAGCGCTGGGCCGCTCGCTTTGTGAGCGAACTCTTCCGCAACTATGTGGTGTGTTTCGTCGGGTACAGCATCAATGATCCGGTGCTGCGCTACATGATGGATGCGCTGGCTGCTGACCGAATGCTGGGCGAAATTACGCCGCAGGCCTGGGCATTGGGCGATTGTGAGCCAGGGCAAGAACAAGGCAAGACCATCGAGTGGGAAGCTAAGGGCGTTAACCCCATCCTGTACGATGTTCCCGCCGCCAGTTATGACCATTCGGCGCTGCACAAGACCTTGCACGTTTGGGCGGAAACCTACCGTGACGGCGTGATGGGCAAGGAGCGCATCGTCGTCAGTCATGCCCTAGCGCGGCCATCGGCCAGTACGCGACAAGATGACTTTGTTGGCCGGATGCTGTGGGCTCTGTCTGACAAATCCGGGCTGCCTGCCCGGCAGTTCGCGGAGTTCAACCCCACTCCATCGCTGGATTGGCTGCTAGAAGCGTTCTCACAGGAGCGCTATCAACACGGTGATCTTACCCGCTTTGGTGTGCCACCGAGCGACGAGGTTGATACCAAGCTGCGCTTCAGCTTAGTTCGCCGTCCGGCAGCGTATTCCCTCGCGCCACCGATGATGCTGGTATCCGGTGGCATTTCGGCTTCCCAGTGGGATGCCGTCATGTTTCAACTCGTCCGCTGGTTGGTAAGACATTTGAATGATCCGCAGTTGATCATTTGGATCGTACAACAAGGTGGTCAACTGCATGACCGCTGGTCCTGGCTGATCGAGGACCGGTTGAATGAGTTTGCTCGCCTCGAGCGCGAGGGCAAAGCATCCGAGCTGGATGAAGTTCGCAGCCACGCACCCAACGCCATACCTGGACCGCTTATGCGAACCTTGTGGCACCTGCTCCTGAGCGGGCGGGTAAAGTCGCCGTGGCGCGAACTAGATCTATACCGCTGGAAAGATCGCTTGAAGCGGGACGGGCTGACAGTCACGTTGCGACTCGAACTCCGTGAGGTGCTTGCGCCCAAGGTTAGATTGAAGAAGCCATTCCGCTGGGGCGAAGAATCCCAAATCACCGATGAGCCCACTCGCATACGGCAGTTGGTGGACTGGGACTTGGTGCTGGCCGTCGATCACGTTCACTCGATGCTTCGAGATCTTGCAGACGACGGCTGGATATCAGCCTTACCGTCATTGTTGGAGGACTTCCAGCAACTACTGCGCGATGCGCTAGACCTGCTGTGCGAGCTAGGCGAAGCCGACGATCGCAGCGACCGATCTCATTGGGATCTGCCATCTATCACCCCGCACTGGCAAAACCGTGGCTACCGCGATTGGGTTTCGCTGATCGAGCTTCTGCGCGATGCGTGGTTGGCGGTTCGCGGCGTTAATGCTGCCCGCGCTATGCGAATCGCACAAGCGTGGTTCGAACTCCCTTACCCAACGTTCAAACGACTGGCCTTCTTCGCCGCCAGCCAGGACGACTGCATCGCTCCCGAGCAGTGGGTGGACTGGCTGCTGGGCGATGGAGCTTGGTGGCTGTGGGCGTCGGATACGAAGCGAGAGGTACTCCGGCTCCTGGTACTGCAAGGTCGCCGATTGGCGCAGCCTGTCCAGGGTCCGCTGGAGACAGCTATCTTGGGTGGTCCGCTGCGCGAGATGTACCGAGATGATCTTGAACCGGATCGTTGGCAAGACTTGGTCGAGCAATCTGTGTGGCTGCATCTCTCCAAACTGAACGCCTCAGGGCTCGCGCTGAGCACTGCCGCCACGGCGCGCTTGGAAGACCTGTCACGTGCTCATCCGCAGTGGCAATTGGCGGCCAACGAGCGTGACGAGTTCTCGCATTGGATGAGTGGCACCGGCGACCCGGACTATGAGGACAATCGAGAAGTCGATATTGCGCCACACAAACGGCGCGAACTCGTTCAGTGGCTCAAGCAGCCACTACCCGACCGGCACCCCTTCTTCGAGGATACTTGGCGCGAGGTCTGTCGAAAGCATCTATTGAACAGCCTGTTTGCGTTGAGCGACTTGGCGCAAGAGGATGTATGGCCTGCAGGACGATGGCGGGAGGCGCTGCAAGTCTGGAGCGAAAAGGGCCGGGTGTTGCGGTCTTGGCGATACGCCGCACTGCTGATACAGAAAATGCCGGACGCTGTACTACTGGAAGTTGCGCATGGCGTGACGCACTGGCTGGAGGCAGTTTCCAAGTCGATCAACCGACATGAGGACATCCTGCTGGACCTGTGTCGTCGTGTGTTGAGTCTGCCGCTTGATGCTGTCTCCGGCATGACGCGAAATGGCGAACCGCTCAACGAACCTGTCACCGAGGCGATTAATCACCCGATAGGGCACGTCACGCAGGCTCTACTGAACCTTTGGTTAGAGCGTGAGCCGAGCGACAACGATCAGCTTCCAGCAGAAATCGAACCTTTCTTCACTGAGCTCTGCAATGTTCATGTAGATCGGTTCCGCCACGGCAGGGTACTGCTAGGTTCTAGATTGATCGCGCTCTTCCGTGTGGATCGCCCATGGACCGAGCGGCACCTTCTGCCACTGTTCAATTGGACGGTCAATCTAGAGGCTAAGGCCGTATGGGAGGGCTTCTTGTGGTCGCCTCGTCTGTACCGGCCATTGCTTATCGAATTCAAATCACAGTTCCTTGAAACCGCGCGTCACTACGCCGATTTGGGTGAGCATGCCCAGCAGTTCGCAGCTTTTCTGACCTACGCAGCGTTAGGGCCGACCGATGGCTACACGATGGAAGAGTTCCGAGACGCTATTGGAGCGCTGCCCCAAGAGGGGCTTCAGGAGTCTGCACAAGCACTCTCGCAGGCCCTTGAAGGGGCCGCTGATCAGCGAGAGGAGTACTGGAGGAACCGCATCCAGCCATTCTGGCAGCACGTCTGGCCAAAATCTCGCGACCTTGCCACTCCGAGCATTGCTGAATCTCTCGTTCGATTGAGCATTGCTGCGGGCTCTGAGTTTCCCGCTGCCTTGACGGCAGTCCAGGACTGGTTGCGTCCGATCGAACATCCGCACTACGTCGTGCACCGACTGCATGAGTCCGGGCTAAGCGGCCGGTCTCCAGCAGAAGCTTTGCGACTGCTGAATATCATCATCGATGACCAGCCGTGGGCACCTCGTGAGTTGGGGCAATGCTTGGATGCAATTGTGCAGGCAACTCCAGGGCTGACCCAGGACGCCCGGTATCAGCGGCTCCTTGAATATTCCCGGCGGCGAGGGGTGTGA
- the tnpB gene encoding IS66 family insertion sequence element accessory protein TnpB translates to MIRIDAIWLATEPMDMRAGTDTALARVVAVFGAAKPHCAYLFANRRANRMKVLVHAPTPYRPKKSQPSRWLLRFRPPLRKASRLCPRASPAALHALLSNRPVSRLDQEADHLPTHQAEHIGVACSRKVVEDGGVDE, encoded by the coding sequence ATGATCCGCATCGACGCCATCTGGCTCGCCACCGAGCCCATGGACATGCGCGCCGGCACCGACACCGCATTGGCCCGCGTGGTGGCTGTGTTCGGTGCGGCGAAGCCGCACTGTGCATACCTGTTTGCCAACCGCCGCGCCAATCGTATGAAAGTGCTGGTGCATGCCCCTACACCTTACCGCCCCAAAAAAAGCCAGCCGTCACGCTGGCTTCTTCGTTTCAGACCGCCTCTTCGGAAGGCATCACGCCTGTGCCCGCGCGCCTCGCCGGCGGCTCTCCACGCGCTTCTGTCAAACCGCCCGGTGAGCAGGCTGGACCAGGAAGCCGATCACCTGCCAACCCATCAGGCTGAACACATAGGTGTAGCCTGCTCCCGGAAAGTGGTCGAGGATGGCGGCGTAGATGAGTAG
- a CDS encoding ABC transporter permease, translating into MSPLYLLQKLARAVLTILLIVSTVFIVLRLSGDPAIYVLGLDADPRALDAFRQQWGLDQPLWQQYVQFLGNCLQGDLGYSYFEERDAMAAVLERLPRTLLLMGVTGLCTLLIGIPAGIYAALHRNSWIDRLTMLASVAGFSVPNFVFGILLILLFSVTWQLLPTGGSGSWQHLVMPVLTMTLAEAAVFARFTRSAMLEALNQPYMRTARAKGLRWHQAVLYHALPNAAIPLITVIGFFIGTLVAGGVVTESVFAWPGLGRLLVSSVANRDLAVVQIIVMLIACSMVLTNLLVDLLYGWLDPRVASLRNGG; encoded by the coding sequence ATGAGCCCGCTCTACCTCCTGCAGAAACTCGCCCGAGCCGTGCTGACCATACTGCTGATCGTCAGCACCGTATTCATCGTGCTTCGATTGTCTGGCGACCCGGCGATCTATGTCCTGGGCCTGGATGCCGACCCCCGGGCGCTGGATGCCTTCCGCCAGCAATGGGGACTGGACCAGCCGTTGTGGCAGCAATATGTGCAGTTTCTGGGTAATTGCCTGCAAGGGGACCTTGGTTACTCCTACTTCGAGGAGCGTGACGCAATGGCCGCGGTGCTGGAGCGCCTGCCGCGGACTCTGCTGCTGATGGGGGTTACCGGCCTGTGCACCTTGCTGATCGGCATTCCGGCCGGGATCTACGCCGCGCTGCATCGCAATAGCTGGATCGATCGATTGACCATGCTCGCGTCGGTGGCCGGCTTCAGTGTGCCGAACTTCGTCTTTGGCATTCTCCTGATCCTGCTGTTCTCGGTCACCTGGCAGTTATTGCCGACTGGCGGCAGCGGCAGCTGGCAGCACCTGGTGATGCCGGTGTTGACCATGACCCTGGCGGAAGCCGCAGTGTTCGCGCGCTTTACCCGCTCGGCGATGCTGGAGGCCCTGAACCAGCCTTACATGCGCACCGCTCGCGCCAAGGGATTGCGCTGGCACCAGGCTGTGCTCTACCACGCACTACCCAATGCGGCGATACCACTGATCACGGTAATCGGTTTCTTTATTGGCACCTTGGTCGCAGGCGGTGTTGTGACCGAGAGCGTATTCGCGTGGCCCGGGCTGGGCAGGTTGCTGGTCAGTTCGGTTGCCAATCGCGACCTGGCGGTCGTGCAAATCATCGTGATGCTGATCGCTTGCTCGATGGTGTTGACCAACCTGCTGGTCGATCTTCTGTACGGCTGGCTCGATCCACGAGTGGCCAGCTTGAGAAATGGGGGCTGA
- a CDS encoding ABC transporter permease, producing the protein MRLPLLIWLSIGWLTLLVLVALSGDLWLPYDYQHIDLRARLQPPVWLADGHWGHFFGTDHLGRDVLSRLVTSVQVSLLVALVGTLISALLGTSIGLLATHFRGWVDDLVMIAIDYQASIPFMILALAVVAFFSNSLLLFILLMGLYGWERYARIARGLALSSVQHGYAVAVRTLGASPWRVYGRHILPNIANALIVNMTLNFPQTIMLETSLSFLGLGIQPPMSSLGNMVGGGRDYLMTAWWLATLPALVIFFTTLAFALLGDWVRDRLDPTSR; encoded by the coding sequence TTGCGCCTGCCCTTGTTGATCTGGCTGTCGATCGGTTGGCTGACGCTGTTGGTTCTGGTCGCCTTGAGTGGCGACCTGTGGTTGCCCTATGACTATCAACACATCGACCTGCGAGCACGGCTGCAGCCACCTGTTTGGCTGGCGGACGGTCATTGGGGGCATTTCTTCGGCACCGATCACCTGGGGCGGGATGTACTGAGCCGGTTGGTCACTTCGGTGCAGGTCAGCCTCCTGGTGGCTTTGGTCGGTACCCTGATCAGCGCGCTGCTGGGCACCTCGATCGGCCTGCTGGCGACCCACTTCCGGGGGTGGGTGGACGACCTGGTGATGATCGCCATCGATTATCAGGCGTCTATCCCGTTCATGATCCTGGCACTGGCCGTTGTGGCGTTCTTCAGCAACAGCCTGCTGCTGTTCATCCTGCTGATGGGGCTCTACGGCTGGGAACGTTACGCCCGCATCGCCCGCGGCCTGGCGCTTTCGTCAGTGCAGCACGGTTATGCCGTGGCAGTGCGCACGCTCGGTGCCTCGCCATGGCGGGTCTACGGCCGTCATATCCTGCCGAATATCGCCAATGCGCTGATCGTCAACATGACGCTGAACTTCCCGCAAACCATCATGCTGGAGACATCGCTCAGCTTCCTCGGACTTGGAATCCAGCCACCGATGAGCAGCCTCGGCAATATGGTTGGGGGCGGTCGCGACTACCTGATGACGGCCTGGTGGCTGGCGACCCTGCCGGCGCTGGTGATCTTCTTCACCACCCTGGCGTTTGCCCTGCTGGGGGATTGGGTGCGCGATAGGCTGGACCCCACCAGCCGTTGA
- a CDS encoding ABC transporter ATP-binding protein codes for MTLGTMDQPLLQVSDLRCAFPSSKRRDLFAPRQWIHAVNGVSFDIRPGEAFGLVGESGCGKSTTAKLILNMARASAGSVLYRGHELIGRSDAEWVPLRQRLQYVFQDPLGALDPRMTVLDQVIEPLVIHRLHGRERRRELAQELLRSVGLLTGQMTKYPHELSGGQRQRVVLARALVLEPELLICDEPISALDVSIQAQIVNLLQQLRRERGLTLLFISHDLSVVRHLCDRVAVMYLGRIVEVGRANELFRAPRHPYTRALVSAIPTLQPGTPQQRVRLKGEPPSPANLPTGCPFHPRCSMATDRCRQQQPELEGDSRNRAVACFHVEPPIMEVA; via the coding sequence ATGACTCTCGGAACCATGGATCAGCCCTTGCTACAGGTCTCTGATCTACGTTGTGCCTTCCCCAGCAGCAAGCGCCGGGACCTGTTCGCTCCACGTCAGTGGATCCATGCAGTCAACGGCGTCAGCTTCGATATCCGTCCGGGCGAAGCGTTCGGCCTGGTTGGCGAAAGCGGCTGCGGCAAATCGACTACCGCCAAGCTCATCCTGAACATGGCCCGCGCCAGCGCCGGATCAGTGCTCTATCGCGGCCATGAATTGATCGGCCGTTCGGATGCCGAGTGGGTTCCACTGCGCCAACGCCTGCAGTACGTGTTCCAGGATCCACTGGGCGCACTGGACCCGCGCATGACCGTGCTTGATCAGGTGATCGAGCCGCTGGTCATCCATCGCCTGCATGGTCGGGAGAGGAGACGCGAGCTGGCGCAGGAGCTTCTGCGAAGCGTTGGGTTGCTGACCGGGCAGATGACCAAGTACCCGCATGAGCTGAGCGGCGGACAGCGTCAACGGGTGGTCCTGGCCAGGGCGCTGGTCCTTGAGCCGGAGCTGCTGATCTGCGACGAGCCGATCTCTGCACTGGACGTGTCGATTCAGGCCCAGATCGTCAATCTGCTGCAGCAACTGCGCCGTGAGAGGGGCCTGACGCTCCTCTTCATCAGCCATGACCTATCGGTCGTGCGGCACCTGTGCGATCGGGTAGCCGTGATGTACCTGGGCCGAATCGTCGAAGTGGGCCGGGCCAACGAACTGTTTCGCGCACCCCGCCATCCCTACACGCGCGCGTTGGTTTCGGCGATTCCCACCCTGCAGCCCGGTACGCCTCAGCAGCGGGTCCGGCTCAAGGGTGAACCCCCCAGCCCGGCCAACCTCCCGACCGGCTGCCCTTTCCACCCAAGGTGCAGCATGGCCACTGACCGTTGCCGCCAGCAGCAACCCGAGCTCGAAGGCGATAGCCGGAACCGTGCGGTCGCGTGTTTCCATGTCGAGCCTCCCATCATGGAGGTGGCTTGA
- a CDS encoding PLP-dependent aminotransferase family protein yields MKSPGGMLLTGIELDRASAVPLYRQLYLQVRKQILAGRLPGGTRLPSTRTLCKELELSRITILNAFDQLTAEGFLAPRTGAGTYVGDEWERRDAAADGPRKPPRLSSLGQSVHSLRSEHFSGVSYATWAPECPTSFLPSHPAYDAFPLPVWKRLMNRHLRQPTKALLGYGELKGLQRLREAIVEYVFDARGIECSLDQVVIVSGAQQAFNLLGMLLLDPQDGVWMEDPGHIAARIAFQAQGCRLVPLRIDDQGLDVQQGLRECPDARLAFTTPSRQHPLGTTMSYARRQELIEWAGRGHGWIVEDDCDSEFRYVGRPLPALFAMDPWQKVIYVGTFSKVLYPSLRLGYVILPEALVEPFCAIRAVMDRSPSTLHQATTADFMVEGHFLGHIRRMRALYQARQARLLEQLQLRLGGFMRVAPVEAGLHLIGWLDDAVDENAIARGLAQHEIYTYALGDYCLKRYLPPGLLIGFAGTPEEQAGEKVEALARALEKLGHRL; encoded by the coding sequence ATGAAGTCTCCCGGTGGCATGCTGCTGACAGGTATCGAGCTGGACCGCGCCAGCGCCGTTCCCCTTTACCGCCAGCTCTATCTGCAGGTGCGCAAGCAGATCCTCGCCGGGCGCCTGCCCGGCGGTACGCGCCTGCCCTCCACCCGCACGCTGTGCAAGGAGCTGGAGCTGTCGCGGATCACCATCCTCAATGCCTTCGACCAGCTGACCGCCGAAGGCTTCCTGGCGCCACGCACCGGCGCCGGCACCTATGTCGGGGACGAATGGGAACGCCGCGACGCCGCCGCCGACGGCCCGCGCAAACCACCGCGCCTGTCGAGCCTGGGCCAGTCCGTGCACTCGCTGCGCAGCGAGCATTTCAGCGGCGTGTCCTACGCCACCTGGGCCCCCGAGTGCCCGACCTCCTTCCTGCCCAGCCACCCGGCCTACGATGCCTTCCCGCTGCCGGTCTGGAAGCGCCTGATGAACCGCCACCTGCGCCAGCCCACCAAGGCGCTGCTCGGCTACGGCGAACTGAAAGGCCTGCAGCGCCTGCGCGAGGCGATCGTCGAATATGTCTTCGACGCCCGGGGCATCGAGTGCAGCCTGGACCAGGTGGTGATCGTCTCCGGCGCCCAGCAAGCCTTCAACCTGCTCGGCATGCTGCTGCTCGACCCACAGGACGGCGTGTGGATGGAAGACCCCGGCCACATCGCTGCACGCATCGCCTTCCAGGCCCAGGGCTGTCGCCTGGTGCCCCTGCGCATCGACGACCAGGGCCTGGACGTGCAGCAGGGCCTGCGTGAATGCCCCGATGCCCGCCTGGCCTTCACCACGCCCTCGCGCCAGCATCCGCTGGGGACCACCATGAGCTATGCCCGCCGACAGGAACTGATCGAGTGGGCCGGCCGTGGCCACGGCTGGATAGTCGAGGACGACTGCGACAGCGAGTTCCGCTACGTCGGCCGTCCCTTGCCGGCACTCTTCGCCATGGACCCGTGGCAGAAGGTCATCTACGTCGGCACCTTCAGCAAGGTGCTCTACCCGTCCCTGCGGCTGGGTTATGTGATCCTCCCCGAGGCGCTGGTCGAGCCCTTCTGCGCCATCCGCGCGGTGATGGACCGCAGCCCCTCCACCCTGCACCAGGCGACCACCGCCGATTTCATGGTCGAGGGCCACTTCCTCGGCCACATCCGCCGCATGCGCGCGCTCTACCAGGCCCGTCAGGCTCGCCTGCTGGAACAGTTGCAACTGCGCCTGGGCGGCTTCATGCGGGTCGCCCCCGTGGAGGCAGGCCTGCACCTGATCGGCTGGCTGGATGACGCCGTGGATGAAAATGCCATCGCCCGCGGCCTGGCCCAGCACGAGATTTACACCTATGCCCTGGGCGACTACTGCCTCAAGCGCTACCTGCCGCCGGGGCTGCTGATCGGCTTTGCCGGCACCCCCGAGGAGCAGGCCGGCGAGAAGGTCGAGGCCCTGGCGCGGGCCTTGGAAAAGCTGGGGCATCGCCTGTAG
- a CDS encoding topoisomerase DNA-binding C4 zinc finger domain-containing protein — MFTVQGQTSEFLDELVEDGFVVITDIEGKPIQEQRCSVCKRGVLVERKSQYGTFLGCTNYPYCKHKGNLGGRATAYRRQCQASR; from the coding sequence ATGTTCACCGTGCAAGGACAAACGTCCGAGTTCCTGGATGAATTAGTGGAAGATGGATTTGTGGTCATCACCGACATCGAAGGTAAACCCATCCAAGAACAACGCTGCTCGGTGTGCAAACGGGGGGTGCTGGTGGAACGCAAAAGCCAATACGGCACCTTCCTCGGTTGCACTAACTACCCCTACTGCAAACACAAGGGCAATTTAGGCGGAAGAGCCACTGCCTATCGCCGTCAATGCCAGGCCTCACGCTGA
- a CDS encoding sugar phosphate isomerase/epimerase family protein: MNAIQARFATLLRHNASSEAPPPLLTPALAGRLLERLDGIRLFAHGYPLLTNLTHGRLKPEDLLDFAYRHELHGLSLHLLDGEENSLSQMDPAQLQAFADKARALGLDVHLEISSTRREDVDQVVAIARAIGTRNIRVYSRYEGHLSRVMALIEADLRYLVQLADQFDLHIDFEQHEELKSGEIAQLLRQVGNPRLNALFDFGNMINACEQPLPALQALAPYIRQVHLKGVRIVPEQNGFGHYGVLHGSPEDDLPSARMLFELLMLGERSPQVIAFILEQENHYIAPSFRQSDEAEDPFIPYREMSETALPPGYTADRMMADEQRWANNQIRHVRGLLRELRVLAELTLAEAGQPRA, encoded by the coding sequence ATGAACGCTATCCAAGCCCGCTTTGCGACCCTGCTGCGCCATAACGCCAGCAGCGAAGCCCCGCCCCCGCTGCTGACGCCCGCCCTGGCCGGGCGGCTCCTCGAACGCCTCGACGGCATCCGCCTGTTCGCCCATGGCTACCCGCTGCTGACCAACCTCACCCATGGCCGCCTCAAGCCTGAGGACCTGCTGGACTTCGCCTACCGCCACGAGCTGCATGGCCTCTCCCTGCACCTGCTGGACGGTGAAGAGAATAGCCTGTCGCAGATGGACCCCGCCCAGCTCCAGGCTTTCGCCGACAAGGCCCGTGCCCTGGGACTGGACGTTCACCTGGAGATCAGCAGCACGCGCCGCGAGGACGTCGACCAGGTGGTGGCCATCGCCCGCGCCATAGGTACCCGCAACATCCGCGTCTACTCGCGTTACGAGGGTCACCTGTCGCGAGTCATGGCGCTGATCGAGGCGGACCTCCGCTACCTCGTTCAATTGGCCGACCAGTTCGACCTGCACATCGACTTCGAGCAGCACGAAGAGCTCAAGAGCGGCGAGATCGCACAGCTACTGCGCCAGGTCGGCAACCCGCGCCTGAACGCGCTGTTCGACTTCGGCAACATGATCAATGCCTGCGAGCAGCCGCTGCCCGCATTGCAGGCACTGGCCCCGTACATCCGCCAGGTGCACCTCAAGGGCGTGCGCATCGTCCCCGAGCAGAACGGCTTCGGCCACTACGGCGTGCTGCACGGCAGCCCGGAGGATGACCTGCCCAGCGCACGGATGCTGTTCGAGTTGCTGATGCTCGGCGAGCGCTCGCCCCAGGTGATCGCCTTCATCCTGGAGCAGGAAAACCACTACATCGCCCCGTCGTTCCGCCAGTCGGACGAAGCCGAAGACCCCTTCATCCCCTACCGGGAAATGAGCGAAACCGCCCTGCCGCCCGGCTACACGGCCGACCGCATGATGGCCGACGAGCAGCGCTGGGCGAACAACCAGATCCGCCACGTTCGCGGGCTGCTGAGGGAGCTGCGCGTACTGGCCGAACTCACCCTGGCCGAGGCCGGCCAACCCCGCGCCTGA